A window of the Macaca nemestrina isolate mMacNem1 chromosome X, mMacNem.hap1, whole genome shotgun sequence genome harbors these coding sequences:
- the LOC105493951 gene encoding diphosphoinositol polyphosphate phosphohydrolase 3-alpha — translation MKCKPNQTRTYDPEGFKKRAACLCFRSEREDEVLLVSSSRYPDRWIVPGGGMEPEEEPGGAAVREVYEEAGVKGKLGRLLGVFEQNQDPKHRTYVYVLTVTELLEDWEDSVSIGRKREWFKVDDAIKVLQCHKPVHAEYLEKLKLGGSPTNGNSMAPSSPDSDP, via the exons ATGAAGTGCAAACCCAACCAGACGCGGACCTACGACCCCGAGGGGTTCAAGAAGCGGGCGGCGTGCCTGTGCTTCCGGAGCGAGCGCGAGGACGAGGTCCTGTTAGTGAGTAGCAGCCGGTACCCAGACCGCTGGATCGTGCCGGGCGGGGGCATGGAGCCCGAGGAGGAGCCGGGCGGTGCGGCGGTCCGAGAGGTGTACGAAGAGGCGGGAGTCAAGGGGAAGTTAGGCCGGCTCCTGGGCGTCTTCGAACAGAACCAGGACCCCAAGCACAGAACGTACGTGTATGTACTGACTGTCACGGAGCTGCTGGAGGATTGGGAAGATTCGGTTAGCATTGGGAGGAAGCGAGAGTGGTTCAAAGTCGACGATGCCATCAAGGTTCTCCAGTGCCACAAGCCCGTGCATGCCGAATATCTGGAGAAATTAAAGCTGGGCGGTTCCCCAACCAATGGAAACTCCATGGCCCCATCCTCGCCAGATAGCGATCCCTA g